Sequence from the Paenibacillus tundrae genome:
GAAGAGTGTCCTATCCATATGACTGTAATGGATGGACAGCGGCGGTTGATCAAAGAGGATGTGTTCTGGCGTAAGGATGGCAGTAGCTTCTTGGTGGAATACCAGGTGACGCCGATTATAGATCAAGGTCAGATTCAAGGGGCTGTTGTTGTATTTAACGATGTCACTGGTGAACGTGAAATTGTACGTGCCAAGGAGACAGCGGAATTGGCGGCGCAGGCTAAGTCTGAATTCCTCTCTATGGTGAGCCATGAGATTCGAACACCGATGAACGGGATTGTTGGTATGACAGAGCTTCTAATCGGAACAGATCTGTCTGAGGAACAACGTGAGTATGCCCAGATTATTCAAGAGAGCGGCGACGCATTGCTGAATATTCTTAACGATATTCTGGATTTCAGCAAGCTGGAATCGGGCAAGATGGCGCTAGCCTACAAACCTTTCTCGCTACGCAAAATGCTAGAACAGGTGGCGGAGCTGTTCAAGTCTCGAGCCGATGAGAAGCAACTAAAAATCAGATATCGCCTCAATCCTAGCATCCCGGAATTCATGGTTGGTGATGCGATGCGCATTAGACAGATTCTCGTGAACCTTGTTAGTAATGCACTCAAGTTCACGGACCAGGGAAGTATTGATGTCACCGTAGACATTATTAAGGGACGCAGGCCTGAATCCAGCGTGCTTGATTTTGCTGTAAAGGATACAGGTATCGGTATTCCGGCAGATAAGCTAGATCAGTTGTTCCAGTCGTTCTCCCAACTGCATCCGGTCATTAACCGGAAGTATGGAGGTACGGGGCTGGGACTCGTGATCTCGAAACGCCTTGTCGAGATTATGGGTGGTAGCATCAGTGTAGAGAGTGAGGAAGCAGAAGGTTCCACCTTCCGGTTCGCCGTCCCTGCCACAAGTGTGGATGTACCGCAAGAGGAAGTTGCACGCCAATTCTCACATGATCGTACACGTCAAGGTGATAAGATACCGATCAGTATACTGGTTGCTGAGGATCATCCGGTCAATCGGAAGATTCTAACTGAATATCTAGAGAAGCTTGGATACACACCGGATGTATGTACCAATGGTGTTGAAGCGATCGAGGCTATCTCTCAGAAAACCTATAATATTGTACTCATGGACATTCAAATGCCTGTTATGGATGGGCTTAAGGCGACAGACCTTGTACACCGATTGATTCCACAAGATCGCATTCCAACGATTATTGCGGTCACGGGCAATTCGAAGCGGGAGGATAAGGAGGCTTGCCTAGAGATTGGTATGCGCGACTTCATCAGCAAGCCCGTTATGCTCAGCGAATTGAAGAGGGTACTCCAGCAATGGGGGCCGGCCGATCAGCCGCAGCTTGCACCGAATTAATTGAGATAAATAGATAAGTATACAGATAAAGACGCCAGTGCATTCCTCTCGGGATGGTCACTGGCGTCTTTGGGTTTGTTTTCACTAAGTTACACCATGGTTAGGCGATCTATACTTCCGGATAACACAGCGCAGGAGCGTTCGAACTTCTCTCGTTCGGTTGGATCCAGGTTCAATTCGATGATCTCTTGGATGCCATTGCCGCCGATAATCGCGGGAACGCCTGCACAGACATTGTTCTGTCCATACTCTCCCTCTAGGATTGCGGAGACGGCGATAATCTTATGCTCGTCATTGAGGATGGAGCGTGTAATATAAGCAAGTGCATTACCGATGCCGAACTGGGTGGAGCCTTTGCGAGTGAATATCTCCCAGCCAGCGTCCTTCGTTTTACGAGCGATATCTTCCAGGTCGAGATGCTTGAAACGATCCTTGTGTTGCTCCATGATGTGCAGGATCGGCTTGCCACCAATGGTAACGTGAGACCAAGCGACAAACTGGGATTCGCCATGCTCACCCAGAGCATAGCCGTGCACGCTGCGAGGATCAATGGAGAAGACTTCAGACAATAGTGTTTTGAGTCTGGAGGAATCAATGGAAGTTCCTGTGCCGATGACGCGTTCACGCGGAAGACCAGACAGCTTCCATACCATATAAGTTACTATGTCAACCGGGTTCGCTGCGACGACAAAAATCCCGCTAAAACCACTTTCCATGATCGGCACAACAATATCTTTGGCAATGGATTCGGCTTCTTCTAGAATATCTAGACGTGTCTGACCAGGCTTAGGATTCGCCCCAGCCGTAAGTATGATCACATCCATACTGCCGCAATCAGCATAAGTACCTGCGTATACTTTGGTGCGATTATGTGTGAAGTCCATACAATGGGAAAAATCTAAAGCCTGCGCTACAGCGCGATCGTATGTCCGATCGACCATCATAATTTCCCTACAGATCGACTGATTAATCATTGAATATGCACAACTTGAACCAACAAGACCTGCCCCGATCACCGCTACTTTACCTGATTTGCCTAACACAGCCGTTCATCCCCCGTA
This genomic interval carries:
- a CDS encoding PAS domain S-box protein, with amino-acid sequence MNKTETLKRIISEGSSHQSLFFNHPDAIYVMDIHGNYIDANPSVERISGHTLEDLIRMNREHLCPPDSEKSRQQCIDEVLAGRSVSNSLKFYHRDGSLRQADITYVPITAEGEVVGIYGIAKDVTEIIEVERKLHETQEKYQILAEHAQDLITKCSLDGELLYVSPSVYPLLGYRPEEVTGKSFKDYCYPGDYPDPLDVSVIGNGCTMRVMHKKGHYIWMETLAKPVSGREGEDTQVVSISRDITQHKDADRRLRESRQRYKSLFEHTPAAVYSLDLEGRYSSVNRNLVQLLNIPRSELIGRSFLNNLDKSEVQNGKTYFEQVKQGKPQHYETCVVNARGRKIDVSIMNVPIIVDQELVGVYGILSDITERKDYTERIQELSKQHTLILNSVTEGIYGLDADGITMFMNPAAASMFGYEVKELVGKSSHPIMHHSRADGSYFPVEECPIHMTVMDGQRRLIKEDVFWRKDGSSFLVEYQVTPIIDQGQIQGAVVVFNDVTGEREIVRAKETAELAAQAKSEFLSMVSHEIRTPMNGIVGMTELLIGTDLSEEQREYAQIIQESGDALLNILNDILDFSKLESGKMALAYKPFSLRKMLEQVAELFKSRADEKQLKIRYRLNPSIPEFMVGDAMRIRQILVNLVSNALKFTDQGSIDVTVDIIKGRRPESSVLDFAVKDTGIGIPADKLDQLFQSFSQLHPVINRKYGGTGLGLVISKRLVEIMGGSISVESEEAEGSTFRFAVPATSVDVPQEEVARQFSHDRTRQGDKIPISILVAEDHPVNRKILTEYLEKLGYTPDVCTNGVEAIEAISQKTYNIVLMDIQMPVMDGLKATDLVHRLIPQDRIPTIIAVTGNSKREDKEACLEIGMRDFISKPVMLSELKRVLQQWGPADQPQLAPN
- a CDS encoding L-lactate dehydrogenase, with protein sequence MLGKSGKVAVIGAGLVGSSCAYSMINQSICREIMMVDRTYDRAVAQALDFSHCMDFTHNRTKVYAGTYADCGSMDVIILTAGANPKPGQTRLDILEEAESIAKDIVVPIMESGFSGIFVVAANPVDIVTYMVWKLSGLPRERVIGTGTSIDSSRLKTLLSEVFSIDPRSVHGYALGEHGESQFVAWSHVTIGGKPILHIMEQHKDRFKHLDLEDIARKTKDAGWEIFTRKGSTQFGIGNALAYITRSILNDEHKIIAVSAILEGEYGQNNVCAGVPAIIGGNGIQEIIELNLDPTEREKFERSCAVLSGSIDRLTMV